A single window of [Clostridium] hylemonae DSM 15053 DNA harbors:
- a CDS encoding helix-turn-helix domain-containing protein has translation MEEKIGFRVKQARLNAGLTQEELAEKANMSSSFISRLENGKILPSIKKLLMLADIMNVGLEDLLRDFFRHTGEPSDALTEQIFYQVDMMTVPEKQYLLSFVESFNNFMDKR, from the coding sequence ATGGAAGAAAAAATCGGATTCAGAGTTAAGCAGGCACGGCTAAATGCCGGTCTTACGCAGGAAGAACTGGCCGAAAAGGCGAACATGTCTTCCAGCTTTATCAGCCGTCTCGAAAATGGGAAAATTCTTCCAAGCATCAAGAAACTTCTTATGCTGGCCGATATAATGAACGTAGGTCTGGAAGATTTACTCCGTGATTTTTTTCGTCATACGGGCGAGCCTTCAGATGCACTTACCGAACAAATCTTTTATCAAGTGGATATGATGACTGTTCCTGAAAAACAATATTTATTATCATTTGTTGAGTCATTTAATAACTTTATGGATAAAAGATAA
- a CDS encoding LytR/AlgR family response regulator transcription factor, translated as MIRVAIVDDNQEIVDLVYKIVVDKMGKNQEQLDNIKCFTKPVTLKYELEEKRQYDLYLLDVEMPGVNGIELAKYIRKVQENAYIVFLTSHPEFAIYSYDLSIQAYQYILKGKMKTTLPYVLEKIQNNLKNKTEQFLVIHNNIRYEKIDHQKIIRMYKEGKNTVIVTDNEIHKKRSTLEKVLKELEGSSFIQIERGSIVNIERVDKILRNEVHMDNGDVLEISRANVKSVKQRINQYWGEHI; from the coding sequence ATGATTAGAGTGGCGATCGTTGATGACAATCAGGAAATCGTGGATTTAGTCTACAAGATTGTCGTGGACAAAATGGGGAAAAATCAGGAGCAGCTTGACAACATCAAATGCTTTACAAAACCGGTAACGCTCAAATATGAACTGGAAGAAAAGAGGCAGTATGACTTGTATCTTCTGGACGTTGAGATGCCGGGTGTGAACGGGATAGAGCTGGCAAAATATATAAGAAAAGTACAGGAAAATGCGTATATCGTATTCCTTACGTCTCATCCCGAATTTGCCATATACAGCTATGACCTGAGCATTCAGGCTTACCAGTATATTTTAAAGGGCAAAATGAAGACAACACTGCCGTATGTTCTTGAGAAGATTCAGAATAACCTGAAAAACAAGACAGAGCAGTTTCTCGTAATACATAATAATATACGTTACGAAAAGATAGATCATCAGAAGATAATCCGTATGTACAAAGAAGGCAAGAATACAGTCATAGTGACCGACAATGAGATTCATAAGAAGAGGTCAACGCTGGAAAAAGTCCTCAAGGAGCTGGAAGGTTCTTCTTTCATACAGATTGAACGGGGAAGTATTGTAAATATAGAGCGCGTTGACAAGATTTTGAGAAATGAAGTCCATATGGATAACGGCGATGTCCTGGAGATAAGCAGGGCTAACGTCAAGTCAGTGAAGCAGAGGATCAACCAATACTGGGGAGAGCATATATGA
- a CDS encoding sensor histidine kinase gives MIVEILQFFLALAEIGVCFWACDKLIYHGEVVGRHRGYFAVCTCLMAILVVYNRRVAFLSFLVLGAEIATLWLGIFVYYRKKALLSFIFVFDTLLLTTLLDLGFSFFSISILGESFWSKVYYNISLGRICIYAVSRVVLCVICFVLQHCAKKFRFQVEDYKGVLFGFGTIGCIWGWWLLRTLLDRSSKNNLGDSLFVITCLAILIALMAIELKSIYLKMQSQMIQMKNELLEKNYDNFSDLYENSKYIYHDFKNHMILLRNYLEREEYIKAKQYLEDIVEPLEELSNYTYCNSQVLNLVLNLKGYESNQKGIRFWTEIENISYQYIDENDLGIIFFNLLDNAIEACEKIEEKEKWIHVAVRNKKQMSIIKIENSIERQVLVKDGKYITEKENKTIHGLGLQSVKTLVEKYDGEVQCSHTEDIFSVVITFFENGL, from the coding sequence ATGATCGTGGAAATACTGCAATTCTTTCTGGCGCTGGCGGAGATCGGAGTCTGTTTTTGGGCCTGTGATAAGTTGATCTATCATGGCGAAGTTGTGGGGAGACATCGTGGGTATTTTGCGGTGTGCACTTGTTTGATGGCGATCCTTGTAGTCTATAATAGAAGAGTTGCATTTTTATCTTTCTTAGTATTAGGGGCTGAAATTGCCACATTATGGTTGGGGATATTCGTTTATTATCGTAAAAAGGCTTTATTAAGTTTTATTTTTGTTTTTGACACCTTGCTGCTTACAACTCTTTTGGATTTGGGATTCTCATTTTTTTCGATAAGTATTTTAGGTGAAAGCTTTTGGAGTAAAGTCTATTATAATATAAGTTTAGGACGAATTTGTATTTACGCCGTATCAAGAGTCGTACTGTGTGTTATATGTTTTGTCCTTCAGCACTGTGCCAAAAAGTTTCGGTTTCAAGTTGAGGATTATAAGGGAGTATTGTTTGGTTTTGGAACTATTGGCTGTATATGGGGCTGGTGGCTTCTGAGAACTTTGCTTGACAGAAGCAGTAAAAATAATTTGGGGGATAGTTTATTTGTAATTACGTGTCTTGCGATACTGATTGCACTCATGGCTATTGAACTTAAAAGTATTTATCTAAAGATGCAGTCACAGATGATACAAATGAAAAATGAACTGCTTGAAAAGAATTACGACAATTTTTCGGATTTATATGAGAATAGCAAATATATTTATCATGATTTCAAAAACCATATGATACTATTAAGGAATTATTTGGAACGTGAGGAATATATAAAGGCGAAGCAATATCTGGAAGACATAGTAGAGCCTTTGGAAGAACTGAGTAATTATACCTATTGTAATTCCCAAGTCTTAAATTTAGTGCTTAATTTGAAGGGATACGAGTCAAATCAAAAAGGGATCAGATTTTGGACTGAAATTGAGAATATTTCATATCAGTATATTGATGAAAATGATTTAGGTATTATTTTCTTTAATCTTCTAGATAACGCGATCGAGGCATGCGAGAAAATTGAAGAAAAGGAAAAATGGATCCATGTTGCAGTTAGAAATAAAAAACAAATGTCCATTATTAAAATAGAAAATAGTATTGAAAGACAAGTTTTAGTCAAGGATGGAAAATACATTACTGAAAAAGAAAATAAGACAATACATGGGCTTGGCTTACAATCAGTGAAGACGTTAGTTGAGAAATATGATGGTGAGGTGCAGTGCAGCCATACCGAGGATATATTTTCAGTGGTAATTACATTCTTTGAGAATGGATTATAA